In Argiope bruennichi chromosome 4, qqArgBrue1.1, whole genome shotgun sequence, the sequence TAAGAAGAAAATTGGTATAATAAGAACAATATCTATTCAATAGATATTTTACTCAGTATAATAAGAAAATCATTCTTCATGCTATAGAAGTTATAATGTTAGTCACATATATTTATGAGCTCAATTCTGGGTTAAGATACCAAGAAGCAACCAATATGGATCATTATGCAGCATGTTAAATAATTCTGGAGAACTATCTGGAATTGTTTACTTTTAGCATAATCAAAGCAATCGGACACCTTTAGCTTCATGATTGCTCTAGTGGGATAGCCACACACCAATCTTGCATCCCACAACAATGACAAGTATCGATTAAGTTGCCAATACAATTAACAAAACATGAGAAATATCATGCCTAAGAAAGGACCACAGGCTAAAGCCTAAATGGAAGATTgacgttgaatttttttttttttttaagtttatgtatttattatttttttcctagtAATTATggtttaactaaaattttacaaaaaaaaaaaaaaaaaaaaaaaaaactatattaacaaatatgtacaccaacaaaaataaaatatatacattttaaaaaatgattattaaaaatattttatagaaaacaaaatagaTAATTGGTTTTCTTTATGAACCATGCAATGCACTGAAATGATGGATTAGGAAGTATTTACCAAACAAACTAATTATTCGCCTCATCATAcacaataacaaaaatgtatgaattcatgcattttaaataaaggtaaataaaaatgaaaaaaagatgcaaataaaattgttgattgcACTATATGCAttgcatcaaaatttcaataGCATACAAAATACATCTTGATATTGTACTTTTAAAGAGCATATTaagtataatttgtaaattacaaaTCTTATTAGAGGCAAGAAATTAATAGTTCTCTTTATAGTAAGAAAAATTCAAGTTGAAAATGCAGAGAAAACATTATCATGTATCATTACTTCTAATAAAATAGTCTTGAATATGaccttaatatatttaaaaagcaaatggcccatttgaacaaaatttagtttaaaaacaataataaaaatcaatattcaatatAGTAAAACCATATTGGAAACGAAAATCGTAAAATTTTGAGCAGCTTTTACATCAGATGAATCAAAATGTGTATTATGTCTTCTGATGATCGAAATTTACACTTATAACCATCTACATGTTGGAAACTTGCATTGTTATTAAGTATAGTAAGGAAAGTTTTCAATTTCACCATtagaataatgtttaataatttaatgaattctcTAGTTAACATTCAAATAAGGATGCATTCATATGAATTGTCtttattccaaaaatgaaaactgCTAATCATCATCAATATCAAGGTCCTCTACTCTTATActtattttactcaaatttggAGTTTTAAACTTGAGTGGCTTCAATAAAACACGAGGAGTACTTGAAAATATAATATCTCTTACATTGACAGGCTGACCACTGGTCGACGGCAAATTAATATCATCATCGACATCCATGTCATCAACAACAGCATTGGACTTGCGCGATACATTTCTGTTTTGTGGTGTCTGAGGAATGAGGCGCAAGGATACATCTTTTGATCCTGCAGAAGACGTGTTCCCATCACCAGGGATCACCAAACTTTTTCGAATCAAATAGTTTGATATTTCTTTAgtcttttcaataatatgttcTCCAGATGGTGGAGTATTGGGCTTTTTagcattcatttctttatttttcttctctttagcTTCTTTTTCTTGTTGATTGCACTCGTTTCTTATTTCAAACAGAACCTGCATCTTTAGCATTTTGTCATCTACCAAGATGTCCTCAATTTCATTCTTATAGTCTGACAAAATTTCCTTCAAGAACAATACAATATCAGAAAGCAGATCAGATTTGCACTCCAAGACACAATTTTTCAGAGATATCATAACTGGCACAATTGGCTGCACAAGCATAGCCTTCCTAATTTCCAACTCAGCTTTGGCAACTCGCTCATCATCTCCATCCTCTAGTTCATGTGCTATGCTGTCTGAATCAAAAACTCTGATTTCTTTCGAGGTCAGTACAGCAAAGCAATCTCTGACAATGCATTTGACCACATCATCAAGAGGAAAGACGCCATCAGCAACTGAATTCAAGATATCTCGAGAAATATTACTTACGAGAAGACCTCGAGAGCCTTCCTCCATACATGTAatcatgaatttatatatttgcattcgTGTCTCTCTAGCATCCTCACCAGGGATAGCAAAACGTTCCATATCCTTCACAGTTTGTGCCAGTGCATCATTGTCAGGAGGATGATATTTGTTGAAGATAAAAACAGTATCAGTAAAAGAATCAAGAAAgatggttttctttttttcaaacataagtGTACCCAAGCAGTATTTGCCAAGTTCTTGAATGGTTTCATATTTGTCAATGATTGTAGGCAACAAACAGTATACCAAATTATTTTTGGTCTTTACATAGCCCTCCTGTAAAAGGCTCACCAAAAAAGTAATAACTTGGTATCTGATTATATATCTTCTATCTTTGAAACATGAAGTAACAAGAGAAATGTATTGACTATCTCCAGAATAACGTCTGCACATCTCTGTTAGAATTAAAACAGCATTGTTACGAAGCATATCTTCTTTAGAAGTCAGCAATTCCTTAGCCAATACAGGAAGCAACTCTTTACTCAACTGATCATCATGAAGAGATATTTTTCCCAGGGAAGCAAAAGCGTGGGCTCTCAGACGGGAAGAAACTTTTGTAGCATTAATGATGGCTTCATCTAAAAATAAACAGAtcatattgatgaaatatttcacaaaagcAGAAAAACTTACAAGATCATTAAAACAATTAGCTAccaatgaaaaagtatttcaaaaactCAACTTGAGTTTCGAtgatacagtacactcccaagcATCCAGGTAGCAACTATCaggcctaattttcttttatcataattaaatgaggaaatcaCAGCATTGCACTGGCAGCTTTGCCTAAGCATTGGAAGCAGACGTCTGCTACGAATCTTCCTATTTATTGTGCACAAAATACAAATTGTGACATGAAAAGAGCAGCATTCTGCTTGTTCACTGTTTTGTCAGTTTGTAACAGATGCctattaagaactttttcaaaaactaaaaaaactttaagttttgactcttatcttagggttaccttttcatatctgtgtaatcatttatcagtgaaaaataaaatcagtttgtgTCAATTATCTTATGAATTTGACCTAcgatttacattaattttttgtttatatttcctgcattacagaatttataaaaatataaacagtttatatcctttaacttactttttctgtAATAGATTCTTGAAATGTGAAGTGCagtatattaacatatattaaatacCAGTGCAGAGCCTTCTACTTTAACTCGAAACAGTATTGgaaactgcttctatgattcacccgGCCACGTTCATATTCTATGTGGCTTGAAATAAAAGGAGGgcttaaaaatgagaaaatacttattacaaggtgaattttggtataaaaacttatGTCTTCAGATAATGGTTGGAAAGAAATGAGTTCATCAAATTCTGACcaatccggcttttttgttatccggcctgcccttccgcTACATTAGACCGGATACTCGGAAATGTACTGAATTCGAATCAATAACTGGATAATAATTTCCATTATAGAAAGTGTAgtatggaagtttagagagggtgtccagctcaggtgttgtcctcgtcatcagACTGCAAATGCTAACATAACTAAACTACACTAAAatcaatttctcaaataaaaagatCTCATAAGTTGgcataacatatatttattatcttcttcatttttaatgaatactaaattaAGAGGAATTATGTTTTCATAACAATGCCATCCACAAGTATTCTAATTCGACTTTAACAATTTTTGGTGGAGACtggataatataaaatcaaaaatattaacacaGAGAGAAAgaggggaagaaaaaaagaaaatctttattttttggttttagaATTTTGGATATATGATGAGGCCATGAATAAATAGATTACAGAAATGACACTGgcttgaaacaaacaaacaaaaataaagcttaattttataaaataatgaactgtGACCAACACAAAtgccaagaaataaaatatgattaactgAACAAtaacatgaatatatttatacaaaaaccgCTTGAGGGATTAAAAATACcatagaattatttcataaaagaaaattaattgattgcACAAATGATAAAATTCCATCATGAAAATGATGAAATCTACATTTTTGCAAAACTGCATCATGTCtgagaatattttcatttcatctttttctgctttttacataatatgctgtagtaaattaattattcagcAGAATTTCCATTTGGATTTTCAGAAATtcccaataaattattaaatacacaaaaagtcatttgatttataatcttgaaaatattttaatgcatacttaccatttcttgtataaataaaacttttcacaaGCACAGTTATATTTTGTGTAATGCTTTTTGGAAAAAGctgacaaaattcttttaaaatagttaaacttTTAACAGCCAAATCTTCTTCTGGCAACTTCCTACTCTTTTTTCGGGATATAAATGGGGTCAAGGTATCCATTGACATctggatagaaaaataaaaatataacacatttactcaaaaatacataaaaaaacatcCACTGAAAAATCATGGGCAATTATGCATTATAAAAACTTGGTCTATTTGACGTTTTGTTAAGGTAACATCAATTGAAATCTATAACTGGATACAGATCACAATTTGGAAtagatattatatcaaattttttttaacaataattcctaaaatatattaattactgaataaaaaatcttcatgcttttttattttattataacctGTATAGCAGAATCTACATAACGTTGCTTGTAACATGTTTTTTAGATCATTAACTTTCAGCTGGCTACTTTTCCAGTCAAGACTAGTGACAAAAAACTAAATCAATTATATTCCAGCAAAGATAGAATATATCTTCatgtatttttgaagaaaatcttgAAGCAAATCAGaagcaatcaattaaaaaacatacTGAATTAAAAACTGTTTGTTTGACCTGATGgcacattgatttaaaaataaaaacaatggaaattttataaaaataacaaattgaattttaaaattatcattataactTCTATTACAACATTTCAATTTCTTGAAAGGAGGAGAGAATGGCTATGAACATTAGTAAACAAAGCatggtttaaatatattaaaaatttgcttctttttataaatgttttccaatttgttcattttttttttctaatagctCTCCACAACTCattatattttgttgatattGAAAAATGTCTGGCTTGTTAACAAGTGCATTAACcactttatattctattttaataatttctttttctaaatttttatttttgcatagaattaaaaaaaaatctaaattctaacCATTTTATTTATACCATTGGCAGCTATTTCTTTAGCCATCTGTTcctcataaaatatgtaatattttgaatgGGCTGACATCGATAATAATCTCAATTCTTCGGTAATGTATATGGAGTTGGATCCGTCAGAGTGCTTAGAGTGGCTATAGATTATACGACAACCTGTACATTGCGTAATATaacatcttattcaaatttccaacttaaattttttataaatggtgAATTCTATTTCATCAAATTCTTGTtcgtgaaaaataatgaaataatttacaaaacaattatacaaatttactattttctaataacggataaaaaaaatcattttcctgaaattaaaattattgaaaatgaataaaaatgatttgaatagcATCAGTATGCCCCATGAAGTAAGTAATCTACGAGAGCAATATCACATTCACAggaacttttatattatatatatatatatatatatattcagccaAAACAGCACTTTTTTACTGATGCATAATTTACTAGAGATCTTTTCACTATGCAttccaacatttttaaaacaaactattGACAATCATGCAACTTCACAGAATATTTCTCTTATGGAATGCAAAGCTTTCAATAATTGTTGCATCTTACACCTGCACTCAGCTTATCTATTGCAGAACAGGGTAAATTACTAGAAAAATTTAACTGGCATTAactatttattgaagaaattatttcacttgagaaattttctttcaaaacttcaaaaaacaAATGCAACAACCATTCCAATAACttactaatattttgaaagacaaaaatcattttggagtataacaaaataattaccTGCATCATTTTGTCAGCAAACCCAGCAAAATCATTCTCCATTTTAAGGTATGTCtcaatgttgaataaaatttctatcattaAAGGCATAATTTCTACAGGTGCAGCAAAGTCTTCTAGCTTTTTCTTGAGCACACCTatttaaaagaatagatttttaataatagcttaaaaaataGTGGAATGACAATTAATGGTGGATATAGAAGTAGCACTCCAGTCCTCATTTAGAGATGAATACTTGAAAatcaacattatttattattgtaactaGTCAAGCAATTTGATtacaaagacaaaataaatatcagacaaaagaaaaaaaatataaatacattttaaaattaaattaatcttacatacattaaatttctttttttaaaactccaattttttaataatgtaaataggTCCAATAAAGCAGCTATATTTTATGTCTTTCAATATCAGAATCTTTAATTAGATTTGAGTTAAAAATTGACATTGACAATAGAATCATTGATATCATGATCATGTggttaatcaatattaaaattttcaaattttaaagaagtttcatgaaattaaaaaaaaaataatacttcctTAAGTTTGAACCACGCATACAAGTCGTGccatatataaatcaaattatagtTCAGTGACAAGCTAAGTTGACAGTGCTGGGAAATATATAAGGTGCATTAGTGTGAACTAGTCctaaatcttatatatttaaaagtaatttatatatacacaaacaacatttagttttaaataagaatagtttatgcaataaaaatttatatttaaaattaataatatttaatgctatagcatttaaagaaaaaaatagaaattttactttgGCATTTTATGAGAATCAaatactttatcttttaaaacagataaattatCTATTATGTTCTCAAACAGAGTTGTGACTTTTTCAAGAGAATATACAGCAGGCAAGCTGTTGTATTTTGATCTGATTTTCAATATCACtataatttcaaagcaaatttcctcagtagtaattttatgaaattattgattatttaggTACTGATTGGCCTGAATTtgctatttttgcttttatacatATAAGTCTGTAGTTGTCAAGACATCTGGCACACATATAAATCTGGTTTGTTTAAGACAAGCCCActgatgaagtcagcgattttaagccgagaaaatgtctcttgtttttcagtagcgccatctagggctaagtacatcttagctactcatgagacacattcatttgtaaaaacccttttttacaggagggcacattcacacacctcacagatagaacacagatgaaaagcaaccatgcccaaacagggacgctcagatcacagggaagatgcaCGATCcttatgccaggaagccggctcgcatataaacataagaaaacaaaattcagaaataatttctgaaaatttaattttaagagacATGCTaaagagaaaaagatttttctcatATTTGGTGAATTTTCCTAATCATAACCAGTGCCAAAAACCTTttcccatactctctaataaactctCTATTCCAGAAGAGGCCTTGAACTGGCAttcaatagtttcgaaatatcaACCTTTAGCATGGATTtaggatttttactgaatttattgtagcattcttggcgatttatttgacgattaataCCTGACAGGGGTAAAtaatacccgaaaatcgaatttgtattttaaacgcatttttcccaatcaactgaaataaaaattttacacaaagctacacttgtaatcataaaatcccatatcaaatttgatgcatttaaatcactgcatatgagagttattatgtttacatgtttctgaggtACAGACTAAAAGATGATCTATCCCTTCTGGattaggttcaaaatttggtttaaaatttctacTCTTTGGATGTGCaccaagttttatttatctagcccTCTGCGTCtcatagttatcgtgttaacttatatccaAACAACTAGATAGATAGTCTTCCTATaattggattttgctcaaaattcgataaaactggaaaatttggtgttaagaccatatactaaatttcatctgtttagctgagagttatctttgtcccagacTGGCAGACActtaccaaaaatgtgtttcttgaactcaaagaggtctaaaatGAGAAGATTCGTTTAaattctcaagttcgaatctcttgatgattactatactttctttatactatgatataagaatggaattttatgtataaaaaattgaagTGAATTTATATAAAGATGATGAAAGTAATATAAGAAATGAGGGAAAAGAAACTCCAAAATAAATTACCTCGCAGAACTTCTAAATCGTCAGAAGGTAAATCACGAAAGGCATTGTTTAgcacttttaatatattttccatgaAAAAAGACTTATCCCAATTTTCAGGCTTTTGAAATTCTTCAAGTGCAAGTTGACATATTTTAGTTGGCAACTTACAAAATGCTCCAAAAATACTCAAATAAAACCAAACGGGCTCATCTTTACCGCTTccaaagaatttttctaattttgatgcaaaatttggtctgtaaaaaataataataataataattaccatAAGCGAAGATTTGAATATAAATCTTTGCTTATGAACTGCAAAACTtagtacaattatatatatataaacattattcagCAGATGCTtggaaaattaatgaaagttccaaagaatttttatatttttaattattaattaattttattccctaattaaaattttcaaaagaagaaaacttttgaaattttaattccgatttagcaaaattttaataatttggcataatttttatacagaagAAAAGCAGTAGGGGATACGTCAGTTTACACTGAGACACAAGGgcaaaagagaaatttttcccttcagggattttattaagagatttttatagggatttaTTTGATATGTGTAGACTTAGAAAAGGGAATCTTaggcatctttaaaaaaatgttataagcattagggatttttatctctttgctCAGATTATGGAAAATGCTTCAGCCATCTGTTTTCTAGAgcatgtgttaaaaataattaaataaaaagtggaaattggatCAAGAcacaagagaacattttagagtaatgttaatatgggctaaattaagataaaaattacaaaattatgtaggatttaaataaaattaagagatatcattacatacatatatatacacacacatt encodes:
- the LOC129966579 gene encoding condensin-2 complex subunit D3-like, translated to MGDNLLQKTSRYFDSVNFSELIESWLEEVFENEFTDVEDINMSLGILFTDDPKDTLLKICDVCEDWIKKPSDFDQDESSMGNVSTRPEDVLWTYLNEMDIEVKHILGIIYFLCSKALKNTSTEEDKVIGLISAKWYFCCLRVPGSSAYSVYKANLFRLCMDCFQIVDIENLLPEMTSAVESLIPLLTVCHLGSDSTTVDYVIAKLCELVGSEQSSASLNFDLNILSMPERERRRRTFSFILTSLAFQGLSTLINSDLNGEKDYIYSVILSNLNRHILCSRVKKTSIPAKFMCVKDNCVSYICYNLKKDPEICSKLTLTSIKRLCLSVSDKAEFRAAVSNAVVTILYNLQVQDFVDFIQWLLLLVDAAEGSNRVFALEVMGLLLGNFPQINKEGLPEAMEVYLTPIPIIFAILTRCDDVSPAVRTKALGVLSQHMQHMLNALMDVDFSNYVGEEFDEEIESYDINGENRQFWYKFSSFKDMVDEMNNILHRRVEDNNGMSRKAALQALENIVSFDVIYLTDENLKLFVSASRDINIVVRKQIIQSLTSILETYSDHPKAQECWLKSIFPLVQDPENTVQAKVLSVIEEKFLLNILSDKNEDKEALFLLLEKLARGEYLSYQRYLQKAFKCWKDEKKLKPNFASKLEKFFGSGKDEPVWFYLSIFGAFCKLPTKICQLALEEFQKPENWDKSFFMENILKVLNNAFRDLPSDDLEVLRGVLKKKLEDFAAPVEIMPLMIEILFNIETYLKMENDFAGFADKMMQMSMDTLTPFISRKKSRKLPEEDLAVKSLTILKEFCQLFPKSITQNITVLVKSFIYTRNDEAIINATKVSSRLRAHAFASLGKISLHDDQLSKELLPVLAKELLTSKEDMLRNNAVLILTEMCRRYSGDSQYISLVTSCFKDRRYIIRYQVITFLVSLLQEGYVKTKNNLVYCLLPTIIDKYETIQELGKYCLGTLMFEKKKTIFLDSFTDTVFIFNKYHPPDNDALAQTVKDMERFAIPGEDARETRMQIYKFMITCMEEGSRGLLVSNISRDILNSVADGVFPLDDVVKCIVRDCFAVLTSKEIRVFDSDSIAHELEDGDDERVAKAELEIRKAMLVQPIVPVMISLKNCVLECKSDLLSDIVLFLKEILSDYKNEIEDILVDDKMLKMQVLFEIRNECNQQEKEAKEKKNKEMNAKKPNTPPSGEHIIEKTKEISNYLIRKSLVIPGDGNTSSAGSKDVSLRLIPQTPQNRNVSRKSNAVVDDMDVDDDINLPSTSGQPVNVRDIIFSSTPRVLLKPLKFKTPNLSKISIRVEDLDIDDD